One genomic segment of Nocardia spumae includes these proteins:
- a CDS encoding universal stress protein has product MTDRAVPQRRVDAPIIAAVDGSAVGYHAAAWAAADAALHDRRLHLVTSIGVADGLGLAPIQTEDDMSWSHLDGERTLVEATRIARAATGEQPPVITTEVTTDTIIGHLIQASEQAYAIVVGSRGLGAFRRSLLGSVSSAITRHAKCPVTVVHSTSAIDAVSAVEPVLVGVDGTGNSVPALEVAFEEASRRNVGLVVLHAWSDLSTALDPAIVGWDAVEQSEDAVLAESLAGYAERYPEVKVTRKLMLDRPVRSLLEASEHAQLVVVGSHGRGGFTGMLLGSTSAALLQSVECPITIVRQPADAE; this is encoded by the coding sequence ATGACCGACCGCGCAGTACCGCAGCGCCGTGTCGACGCGCCGATCATCGCGGCGGTCGACGGCTCGGCGGTCGGCTACCACGCTGCCGCGTGGGCGGCCGCCGATGCCGCGCTGCACGATCGCCGCCTGCACCTGGTCACCTCCATCGGTGTCGCCGACGGGCTCGGTCTGGCACCCATTCAGACCGAGGACGATATGAGCTGGTCGCATCTCGACGGTGAACGAACCCTCGTCGAGGCGACCAGGATCGCCCGCGCCGCCACCGGTGAGCAGCCGCCGGTGATCACGACCGAGGTCACCACCGACACGATCATCGGGCATCTGATTCAGGCGTCGGAACAGGCGTACGCGATCGTGGTGGGCAGCCGTGGCCTGGGCGCCTTCCGCCGCAGCCTGCTCGGCTCGGTCTCCTCGGCGATCACCCGTCATGCGAAATGCCCTGTCACCGTGGTGCATTCGACGTCGGCGATCGACGCGGTGAGTGCGGTCGAGCCGGTTCTCGTCGGCGTCGACGGCACCGGCAACAGCGTTCCGGCGCTCGAGGTCGCGTTCGAGGAGGCGTCGCGGCGCAACGTCGGATTGGTGGTATTGCATGCCTGGAGTGACCTCAGCACGGCGCTGGATCCGGCGATCGTCGGCTGGGATGCCGTCGAACAGTCCGAAGACGCCGTTCTCGCGGAAAGTCTCGCCGGTTACGCCGAACGCTATCCGGAGGTGAAGGTCACCCGGAAGCTGATGCTCGACCGGCCGGTGCGGTCGCTGCTCGAAGCGTCCGAACACGCCCAGCTGGTGGTGGTCGGCAGCCACGGCCGCGGCGGTTTCACCGGCATGCTGCTCGGCTCCACCAGCGCGGCCCTGCTCCAGTCGGTGGAATGTCCGATCACCATCGTGCGGCAGCCGGCCGACGCCGAGTGA
- a CDS encoding GAF domain-containing sensor histidine kinase: MAEEQRSGPYSVRGTLQQLRLRELLSEVRDRVDEIMDSRDRMDGLVEAMLSVTAGLDLAETLRAIVHAAINLVDARYGALGVRGHDEHLTQFIYEGIDEPTRELIGDLPEGHGVLGMLFTQPAPIRLEDLAAHPSSVGFPPHHPPMRTFLGVPVHIRNETFGNLYLTEKAGGQPFTEDDELIVQALAAAAGIAIENARLYQAARNRQVWIEATRDLTTEFLAATDPDQVLGHLVDHARVLTESERVLLATVDDPDIPAPEITELTITQYSGARIDDTDGRLAVVGTIGKAFSDRLPQRFDNVAELEFAELFPTGGPVLLIPLHTRDAPQGILITVRSKDAAPYDDEMLGLAAAFSDQAALAMQLAATYQRLRELDVLTDRDRIARDLHDHVIQRLFAIGLSLQGAVPRTRVPEVRTRLIDAIDGLQDVVQEIRTSIFDLHGGTSTRLRQRLDEAIRQQCGDSGIRTRLRVTGPLSVISAQLADHAEAVVREGVSNAVRHAHATTIEVDISVDDDLGITVSDNGCGIGAGITPSGLTNLEQRAQSLGGRFSVEARSAADGEADHRGTRLNWSVPLS; encoded by the coding sequence ATGGCCGAGGAACAGCGATCCGGTCCGTACTCCGTACGCGGTACGTTGCAGCAGTTGCGACTGCGTGAGTTGCTGTCCGAGGTCCGCGATCGCGTCGACGAGATCATGGATTCCCGAGACCGGATGGACGGTCTGGTCGAGGCCATGCTCTCGGTCACAGCCGGATTGGATCTCGCCGAGACATTACGCGCGATCGTGCACGCCGCGATCAATCTGGTCGATGCCCGGTACGGGGCGCTGGGAGTGCGCGGCCACGACGAGCACCTGACGCAATTCATCTACGAGGGCATCGATGAGCCGACCCGCGAACTCATCGGCGATCTCCCCGAGGGCCACGGCGTGCTGGGGATGTTGTTCACCCAGCCCGCGCCCATCCGGCTCGAGGATCTCGCCGCGCACCCGTCCTCGGTCGGCTTCCCGCCGCATCACCCGCCGATGCGGACCTTCCTCGGCGTGCCCGTACACATCCGCAACGAGACCTTCGGCAACCTCTACCTCACCGAGAAGGCCGGCGGACAGCCCTTCACCGAGGACGACGAACTGATCGTGCAGGCACTCGCCGCCGCGGCCGGCATCGCGATCGAGAACGCCCGCCTGTACCAGGCGGCCCGCAACCGGCAGGTGTGGATCGAGGCCACCCGCGATCTGACCACCGAGTTCCTCGCCGCCACCGACCCGGACCAGGTACTGGGCCATCTGGTCGACCACGCCCGAGTGCTGACCGAGTCGGAACGGGTGCTGCTGGCCACGGTCGACGACCCCGATATACCGGCCCCCGAGATCACCGAACTGACCATCACCCAGTACTCCGGCGCGCGCATCGACGATACGGATGGTCGCCTCGCGGTGGTCGGAACGATCGGCAAGGCCTTCTCCGATCGCCTGCCCCAGCGTTTCGACAACGTGGCCGAACTGGAGTTCGCCGAGTTGTTTCCCACCGGGGGGCCGGTTCTGCTGATTCCCCTGCACACCCGCGACGCGCCGCAGGGCATCCTCATCACGGTGCGGTCCAAGGACGCGGCTCCCTACGACGACGAGATGCTGGGATTGGCGGCGGCGTTCTCCGATCAGGCGGCGCTGGCCATGCAGCTGGCCGCCACCTACCAGCGGCTGCGTGAACTGGACGTGCTCACCGACCGCGACCGGATCGCCCGTGACCTGCACGATCACGTCATACAGCGGTTGTTCGCGATCGGCCTGTCCCTGCAGGGCGCGGTGCCGCGCACCCGCGTGCCCGAGGTACGGACCCGGCTGATCGACGCGATCGACGGCCTGCAGGATGTGGTTCAGGAGATCCGCACGTCCATCTTCGATCTCCACGGCGGGACCAGCACCCGGTTGCGCCAGCGTCTGGACGAGGCGATCCGCCAGCAATGCGGTGACAGCGGGATCCGGACCAGATTGCGGGTGACGGGTCCGTTGTCGGTGATCAGCGCGCAACTGGCCGATCATGCGGAGGCCGTCGTGCGCGAGGGGGTCAGCAACGCCGTCCGGCACGCCCACGCCACGACCATCGAGGTCGACATCTCCGTCGACGACGACCTCGGCATCACGGTCTCCGACAACGGCTGCGGCATCGGCGCCGGCATCACGCCCAGCGGATTGACCAACCTCGAGCAGCGGGCGCAATCGCTCGGCGGCCGATTCTCCGTCGAAGCGAGATCCGCGGCCGACGGCGAGGCCGATCACCGCGGCACTCGCCTGAACTGGTCGGTGCCCCTGAGCTGA
- a CDS encoding flavodoxin domain-containing protein has translation MNHETPRIAVVFATAQGSTKAIAECIGADLAHRGAQVEVADAEHAPELSRFDAVILGSAVHNVDVLPEMTAFTRAHRRELTDRDVWLFTVGLGPALRGPIGRRIGRVVPPKIAALRDAVQAVDYKAFAGRFEHVDVSWRAGVVFRLLCGGRYGDLRDWPSITEWTATIAHVLRLPQPTTTITSP, from the coding sequence ATGAATCACGAAACTCCTCGCATCGCGGTCGTATTCGCCACAGCGCAGGGGTCGACCAAGGCGATCGCCGAATGCATCGGGGCGGATCTGGCCCACCGCGGCGCACAGGTCGAGGTCGCCGACGCCGAGCACGCGCCCGAGCTCTCCCGATTCGATGCCGTGATCCTCGGCAGCGCCGTCCACAACGTCGATGTGCTCCCCGAGATGACAGCCTTCACGCGCGCCCACCGCCGCGAGCTCACCGACCGCGACGTCTGGTTGTTCACCGTCGGCCTGGGCCCGGCGCTGCGCGGCCCGATCGGCCGCCGGATCGGCCGCGTCGTGCCACCGAAGATCGCCGCCCTGCGTGATGCGGTGCAGGCGGTGGACTACAAGGCCTTCGCCGGACGCTTCGAGCATGTGGATGTCTCGTGGCGAGCAGGGGTCGTGTTCCGGTTGCTCTGCGGCGGCCGATACGGAGATCTGCGGGACTGGCCGTCGATCACCGAATGGACCGCCACTATCGCCCATGTCCTGCGACTTCCCCAGCCCACGACCACCATCACGTCTCCGTAA
- a CDS encoding Acg family FMN-binding oxidoreductase: MTTTAHSKALDRPDEAMVTAVLRLAQRAPSVHNTQPWRWRFDGERLHLFTDPDRVLPAADPHGREQVISCGTVLHHARTVFAARRWHTDTVRLPDPSHPGYLAFIDFRPWPDPPAGIAGRAAAISRRYTDRLPMGEPRDWATLVPKLQQLVSPHGLGCDALAGDIRARVAAVSDNASAARRDDWMYQDELHWWAGHSGTTEGVPPGGLISDAELARVDIARLFPSAPHSERRPGRIDRARLLALSSPDESPSSWLHTGEALSAVLLECTAAGLGTCPVTHLTEVPAGRRALAALLPGHDFPQVLVRVGTAPPGEPQPPPTPRRHVDEVLTLS; the protein is encoded by the coding sequence ATGACCACGACAGCTCATTCGAAGGCCTTGGACAGGCCGGATGAGGCGATGGTCACCGCCGTGCTCCGGCTCGCACAGCGAGCGCCCTCGGTCCACAACACCCAGCCGTGGCGATGGCGTTTCGACGGCGAACGACTACACCTGTTCACCGATCCCGATCGGGTCCTGCCGGCCGCCGATCCGCACGGCCGTGAACAGGTGATCAGTTGCGGCACGGTGCTGCACCACGCCAGGACCGTCTTCGCCGCCCGGCGCTGGCATACCGACACGGTGCGGCTCCCCGACCCCTCGCACCCGGGCTACCTGGCGTTCATCGACTTCCGGCCCTGGCCCGACCCACCGGCGGGAATCGCGGGCCGCGCGGCCGCGATCAGCCGGCGGTACACCGATCGGCTGCCGATGGGCGAACCGCGGGACTGGGCCACGCTCGTGCCGAAACTGCAACAACTCGTCTCCCCCCACGGACTCGGTTGCGACGCCCTCGCCGGCGATATTCGTGCCCGAGTGGCCGCGGTATCGGACAACGCTTCGGCGGCACGCCGCGACGACTGGATGTATCAGGACGAATTGCACTGGTGGGCAGGACATTCCGGAACCACGGAAGGCGTCCCGCCGGGTGGCCTGATCTCCGACGCCGAATTGGCCCGCGTCGACATCGCGCGCCTGTTCCCGTCGGCGCCGCATTCGGAGCGCCGGCCCGGGCGCATCGATCGGGCCCGGCTCCTGGCCCTGAGCTCCCCCGACGAATCGCCGAGCAGCTGGTTGCACACCGGCGAGGCCTTGTCGGCGGTACTCCTGGAATGCACGGCCGCGGGACTGGGCACCTGCCCGGTCACCCACCTCACCGAGGTGCCGGCGGGCCGCCGGGCGCTGGCCGCACTGCTGCCCGGTCACGACTTCCCGCAGGTCCTCGTGCGGGTCGGCACCGCCCCGCCCGGCGAACCGCAACCGCCTCCCACACCTCGGCGCCACGTCGACGAGGTCCTCACCCTGAGCTGA
- a CDS encoding response regulator encodes MIKVFLVDDHEIVRRGLSDLLDGDPDLSVVGEAGSVSQALARIPALRPDVAVLDVRLPDGNGIELCRELLSRLDGLRCLILTSFTDEHAMLDAILAGASGYVVKDIKGMELAKAVKDVGSGKSLLDNRAAAALMEQLRHGTEPEGPLATLTDQERKLLDLLGEGLTNRQIAERMFLAEKTVKNYVSRLLAKLGMQRRTQAAVYATRMHTEHNSD; translated from the coding sequence ATGATCAAGGTGTTCCTGGTCGACGACCACGAGATCGTCCGGCGCGGCCTGAGCGACCTGCTCGACGGCGATCCGGACCTGTCCGTCGTCGGTGAGGCGGGCTCGGTGTCCCAGGCACTGGCCCGGATTCCCGCGCTGCGCCCCGATGTCGCGGTGCTCGATGTCCGCCTGCCCGACGGCAACGGCATAGAACTGTGCCGCGAACTGCTGTCCAGACTCGACGGGCTGCGGTGCCTGATCCTCACCTCGTTCACCGATGAGCACGCCATGCTGGACGCGATCCTCGCCGGGGCCAGCGGATACGTGGTCAAGGACATCAAGGGTATGGAACTCGCGAAGGCGGTCAAGGACGTCGGCTCCGGAAAATCACTGCTGGACAACCGTGCCGCGGCCGCGCTCATGGAACAGCTCCGGCACGGCACCGAGCCCGAGGGACCGCTGGCCACGCTCACCGACCAGGAACGCAAGCTCCTCGATCTGCTGGGCGAGGGCCTGACCAACCGGCAGATCGCCGAACGCATGTTCCTGGCGGAGAAGACGGTCAAGAACTACGTCTCGCGACTGCTGGCCAAACTCGGTATGCAGCGCCGCACCCAGGCGGCCGTCTACGCCACCCGCATGCATACCGAGCACAACTCGGACTGA
- a CDS encoding pyridoxamine 5'-phosphate oxidase family protein, which yields MTSPDPAADGAPNLVIALDRLEAMRLLTGIGYGRIVFTRDALPAIRPVNHLVDTDGNIVVRTRLTSRLTSSIRADPQVVVAYEADDIDPVTHTGWSVVVTGLARAVTEPARIAWYEHRLRPWVAASMDTVVAIEPAIVTGVRLLGATDSATGVEPSGYGAH from the coding sequence GTGACCTCGCCGGACCCCGCCGCCGACGGCGCACCCAACCTGGTGATCGCGCTCGATCGCCTGGAAGCGATGCGCCTGCTCACCGGAATCGGCTACGGGCGTATCGTCTTCACCCGCGACGCGCTGCCGGCGATCCGCCCGGTGAATCACCTGGTCGACACGGACGGGAACATCGTCGTGCGCACCCGGCTGACCTCTCGGCTGACCTCGTCGATCCGGGCCGACCCACAGGTGGTCGTCGCCTACGAAGCCGACGATATCGATCCGGTCACCCACACCGGGTGGTCGGTCGTGGTGACCGGACTCGCCCGCGCCGTCACCGAACCCGCCCGGATCGCGTGGTACGAGCACCGATTGCGGCCGTGGGTGGCCGCGAGTATGGACACGGTCGTGGCCATCGAGCCCGCGATCGTGACCGGTGTCCGGCTGCTCGGCGCCACCGATTCGGCCACCGGGGTCGAGCCGAGTGGCTACGGCGCCCACTGA
- a CDS encoding sigma 54 modulation/S30EA ribosomal C-terminal domain-containing protein, whose product MTLGSTVPADPCPGPRDRPGDIPSPIIVPAVDIRTDPRIPAMFAEYARQRIRAAAQRCPFPIRSIRVRLADHHDTAVSHAFVAQADIVTSRMVRIQVTGATAREAVDALQARARARLHTLPAPRPAPWSHCEPQAATLLFLRPVRERKVVRTKCFHLIERTPAEAAVDMTLMDYTFELFRETGAETDSVLYRTGHDGYRLIRLDRRPVAVHTDPRQITVDPRPAPRWDREQALVRLSLSGLPFLFYRDRDLDRGCVLYHRYDGHYGFMTSRR is encoded by the coding sequence ATGACACTCGGATCCACCGTCCCCGCCGACCCGTGCCCGGGCCCCCGCGACAGGCCGGGCGACATCCCCTCTCCGATCATCGTCCCCGCGGTCGACATCCGGACCGACCCCCGGATTCCGGCCATGTTCGCCGAGTACGCGCGACAACGTATCCGCGCGGCGGCCCAGCGGTGCCCGTTTCCGATCAGGTCGATTCGCGTGCGATTGGCCGACCATCACGACACCGCGGTCTCGCATGCCTTCGTCGCACAGGCCGACATCGTCACCTCCAGGATGGTCCGGATCCAGGTGACGGGCGCGACGGCGCGGGAGGCGGTGGACGCGCTGCAGGCCCGCGCCCGCGCCCGGCTACACACCCTGCCCGCGCCGCGCCCCGCACCCTGGAGCCACTGCGAGCCCCAGGCTGCCACATTGCTGTTCCTGCGACCGGTTCGAGAACGAAAGGTAGTGCGCACCAAATGTTTTCACCTGATCGAGCGCACGCCTGCCGAGGCCGCGGTCGATATGACGTTGATGGACTACACCTTCGAGTTGTTCCGCGAGACGGGCGCCGAGACCGACAGCGTGCTGTACCGCACCGGGCACGACGGATATCGGCTCATCCGGCTGGACCGTCGACCGGTTGCTGTTCACACGGACCCCCGGCAGATCACCGTCGACCCGCGACCGGCACCGCGATGGGACCGCGAGCAAGCACTGGTGCGCCTGTCGCTGAGCGGATTGCCGTTCCTGTTCTACCGCGACCGGGATCTCGACCGCGGCTGCGTGCTGTACCACCGCTACGACGGACATTACGGGTTCATGACCTCCCGGCGGTGA
- a CDS encoding NAD(+) synthase, with protein MVQEPEFRSLYRHGFARVGVAVPAVRVADPAYNAEQTVLLARRAAADSVVLTVFPELGLSSYTADDLFHQDALDDAVSAAVARVIADSAEIDTVMVVGAPLRVRDRLFNCALVVDRGRVLGVVPKSYLPNFQEFYEKRQFAAARDAVDDHITVAGQRVPFGADLLFEATDLPGFVAGVEICQDAWVPLPPNVFAALAGATVLVNLSASNIVVGKADYRRELCVSTSARNVAAYLYTAAGHGESTTDMAWDGQALICENGNLLAESERFGPDPQLITADVDLRRLAADRLRMGSFTDNAHDHHDRVTRFRRIEFAAPIPGGAPALRRDIARFPYVPADPAVRNQRCAEVHHIQVAGLATRLAATGSRHLVIGVSGGLDSTLALIVAAQTMDRLGLPRSNVLAYTMPGFATGSRTLDNARRLMAAVGATAGEIDIRPSAEQMLRDLGHPAARGAAVYDITYENVQAGERTSHLFRLANMHGGLVVGTGDLSELALGWCTFGVGDHMAHYSVNASVPKTLIKYLIAWTADRGDLGPDASTVLRSVLDTEISPELVPGEAIQSSEATVGPYELQDFHLYYLLRYGFLPSRIAYLAHHAWADRTRGAWPDLIPADQRHEYDLATIKHWLAEFLRRFVQTSQFKRSTLPNAPKVGSGGSLSPRGDWRAPSDASAAAWLDELIRNVPD; from the coding sequence ATGGTTCAGGAGCCGGAGTTCCGTTCGCTGTATCGTCACGGGTTCGCCCGGGTGGGTGTCGCGGTGCCGGCGGTCCGGGTGGCGGATCCGGCCTACAACGCGGAGCAGACGGTGCTGCTGGCCCGGCGGGCGGCCGCCGATTCCGTTGTGCTGACGGTATTTCCGGAACTGGGCCTGTCCAGCTACACCGCCGACGACCTGTTCCACCAGGACGCGCTGGACGACGCCGTATCGGCGGCGGTAGCCCGGGTGATCGCCGACAGCGCGGAGATCGACACCGTCATGGTGGTGGGCGCACCGCTGCGGGTGCGGGATCGGTTGTTCAACTGTGCCCTGGTCGTCGACCGGGGGCGGGTACTGGGCGTGGTGCCCAAGAGCTATCTGCCGAACTTCCAGGAGTTCTACGAGAAGCGGCAGTTCGCCGCCGCTCGCGACGCCGTCGACGATCACATCACCGTGGCCGGGCAGCGCGTGCCCTTCGGTGCCGATCTGCTGTTCGAGGCAACCGATCTGCCCGGCTTCGTGGCGGGCGTGGAAATCTGCCAGGACGCGTGGGTTCCTTTGCCACCCAATGTATTCGCCGCCCTGGCGGGCGCCACCGTGCTGGTGAATCTGTCGGCCAGCAATATCGTGGTCGGCAAGGCGGATTATCGCCGGGAGCTGTGCGTGTCGACGTCGGCGCGCAATGTCGCGGCCTACCTCTACACCGCGGCGGGACACGGGGAATCCACGACGGATATGGCGTGGGACGGGCAAGCCCTGATCTGTGAGAACGGCAATCTACTGGCCGAGAGCGAGCGGTTCGGCCCCGATCCGCAGCTGATCACCGCCGATGTGGATCTGCGGCGCCTGGCCGCGGACCGGCTGCGCATGGGCAGCTTCACCGACAACGCGCACGACCACCACGATCGGGTGACACGGTTCCGCCGGATCGAGTTCGCCGCGCCGATCCCGGGCGGGGCGCCGGCACTGCGCCGCGACATAGCGCGTTTCCCCTATGTCCCGGCCGATCCGGCCGTGCGGAACCAGCGATGTGCGGAGGTCCATCACATCCAGGTGGCGGGCCTGGCGACCCGGCTGGCCGCGACCGGATCGCGGCATCTGGTGATCGGTGTCTCCGGTGGGCTCGATTCGACTCTCGCGCTGATCGTCGCGGCCCAGACCATGGACCGGCTCGGGCTGCCGCGGTCGAATGTGCTCGCCTACACCATGCCGGGTTTCGCTACCGGCAGCCGCACCCTGGACAACGCGCGCCGGTTGATGGCGGCGGTCGGCGCCACGGCCGGTGAGATCGACATCCGGCCGTCGGCGGAGCAGATGCTGCGCGATCTCGGCCATCCGGCCGCGCGGGGTGCGGCCGTCTACGACATCACCTACGAGAACGTGCAGGCCGGTGAACGCACGTCCCATCTGTTCCGGCTCGCGAATATGCACGGCGGGCTCGTCGTGGGCACCGGTGATCTGAGCGAACTGGCCCTCGGCTGGTGCACCTTCGGCGTCGGCGACCATATGGCGCACTACAGCGTGAATGCCTCGGTGCCCAAGACGCTGATCAAATATTTGATCGCGTGGACCGCCGATCGGGGAGATCTGGGCCCGGACGCGAGCACGGTGCTGCGGTCGGTCCTCGATACCGAGATCTCCCCGGAACTGGTTCCGGGCGAGGCGATCCAGAGTTCGGAGGCCACGGTCGGTCCCTACGAACTGCAGGACTTCCACCTCTACTACCTGCTGCGGTACGGATTCCTCCCCAGCCGCATCGCCTATCTGGCCCACCACGCCTGGGCGGATCGCACGCGCGGCGCGTGGCCGGACCTGATCCCGGCCGACCAGCGACACGAATACGACCTCGCGACCATCAAACACTGGCTCGCGGAATTCCTCCGCCGGTTCGTCCAGACCAGTCAGTTCAAACGATCCACCCTGCCCAATGCGCCCAAGGTCGGCTCCGGTGGCTCGCTGTCGCCGCGTGGAGACTGGCGCGCGCCCAGCGATGCCTCGGCGGCCGCCTGGCTGGACGAACTCATCCGCAACGTTCCGGACTGA
- a CDS encoding universal stress protein, with protein MTSNASPDTRHLASAPVVVGVDRSAAANTAVDWAAGMAAQRGRELHIVHALDLRRIQRGFGMPGTPVAAVVAAARQQGEMLVERAAQRVRAVLPGLRISTEVAESDPTTVLVGASATAYAVVLAADGLSRLPGHFGSTVAAVSANAPGPVLVVRTDPRAADGVHSEGPVVVGVDGSSISEEAVGAAFEEAAEREAELVAVHVCHDVYNGEFADEPHLLFSVPEIEVRERALLAERLAGLQEKYPDVPVTRRVSLADPVAVLLDSSKTAQLLVVGSRGRGGVRALLGSTSRSLVQHAWCPVMVVHPQHN; from the coding sequence ATGACATCGAACGCATCTCCCGACACGCGTCACCTCGCCTCGGCCCCGGTCGTGGTCGGCGTGGACAGATCCGCGGCCGCGAATACCGCGGTGGACTGGGCCGCTGGAATGGCCGCGCAGCGGGGACGGGAACTACACATCGTGCACGCGCTGGATCTGCGCCGGATCCAGCGCGGCTTCGGTATGCCCGGCACACCCGTGGCCGCCGTGGTGGCGGCCGCCCGGCAACAGGGCGAGATGCTGGTCGAACGGGCCGCGCAGCGAGTGCGGGCGGTGCTGCCCGGATTGCGGATATCGACCGAGGTGGCCGAATCCGATCCCACGACCGTGCTGGTCGGTGCGAGCGCCACGGCCTACGCGGTGGTGCTGGCGGCCGACGGCCTCAGTCGGCTGCCCGGCCATTTCGGGTCGACGGTGGCGGCCGTCAGCGCGAACGCGCCGGGTCCGGTGCTGGTGGTACGGACCGATCCGCGCGCGGCGGATGGTGTCCACAGCGAGGGGCCGGTGGTGGTCGGGGTGGACGGCAGTTCGATCAGTGAGGAGGCCGTCGGGGCCGCGTTCGAGGAAGCAGCCGAACGTGAGGCCGAGCTGGTCGCCGTGCACGTGTGTCACGACGTCTACAACGGTGAGTTCGCCGATGAGCCGCACCTGCTGTTCTCGGTGCCGGAGATCGAGGTGCGAGAGCGGGCATTGCTCGCCGAACGGCTGGCGGGCCTGCAGGAGAAGTATCCGGACGTGCCGGTGACCCGCCGGGTGAGTCTCGCCGATCCCGTTGCGGTGCTGCTGGATTCGTCGAAGACGGCACAGTTGCTGGTCGTCGGCAGCAGGGGGCGCGGTGGGGTGCGGGCGTTGCTCGGCTCGACCTCGCGCTCCCTCGTCCAGCACGCCTGGTGTCCGGTGATGGTGGTGCATCCCCAGCACAATTGA
- a CDS encoding ArsR/SmtB family transcription factor codes for MEALLHRDALSRFGHALSDPTRTDVLLSLRTGPGYPSELADRIGVSRQILSNHLACLRGCGLVVAVPEGRRNRYELADARIAAALTDLLGLVLAVDPACCPVADADGCC; via the coding sequence GTGGAAGCTCTCCTGCATCGCGACGCCCTGTCCCGGTTCGGACATGCACTGTCCGATCCGACCCGGACCGACGTGCTGTTGAGCTTGCGAACGGGGCCGGGATATCCGTCCGAGTTGGCCGACAGGATCGGGGTCTCCCGGCAGATTCTGTCCAATCACCTTGCCTGCCTGCGTGGTTGCGGTCTGGTGGTGGCCGTGCCGGAGGGGCGCCGCAACCGCTACGAACTCGCCGATGCGCGCATCGCGGCCGCCCTGACCGATCTGCTCGGTCTGGTACTGGCCGTCGATCCGGCCTGCTGCCCGGTCGCCGACGCGGACGGGTGCTGCTGA
- a CDS encoding cation transporter: MTTPPDIPVVGPGPRATGMPAARRATLMRRIRWFVAATISYNVVEAVVALTEGGRASSTALIGFGLDSVIEVSSAAAVAWQFAGRDPQRREKAALRVIALSFFALAVYVTVESVRGLLGAADARHSAVGIALAATSLVVMPMLSYAQRRAGRELGSASAVADSAQTLLCTYLSAVLLIGLLLNSLFGWSWADPVAGLVIAAIAVKEGVDARRGETCCPAPVVRDGAPSEGHDCACCD, from the coding sequence ATGACGACCCCACCGGACATTCCCGTGGTGGGTCCCGGCCCGCGTGCGACCGGGATGCCGGCGGCACGCCGGGCGACGCTCATGCGCCGGATCCGCTGGTTCGTCGCGGCGACGATCTCCTACAACGTGGTCGAGGCGGTTGTCGCGCTCACCGAGGGCGGCCGCGCCTCCTCGACCGCGTTGATCGGGTTCGGACTCGACTCGGTGATCGAGGTGTCCTCGGCGGCTGCGGTCGCCTGGCAGTTCGCCGGCCGGGATCCGCAACGACGGGAGAAGGCCGCGCTCCGCGTCATCGCGCTGTCCTTCTTCGCGCTGGCGGTGTACGTCACCGTGGAGTCGGTGCGCGGTCTGCTCGGCGCCGCCGACGCTCGTCACTCGGCGGTCGGGATCGCTCTGGCCGCGACCAGTCTGGTGGTCATGCCGATGCTCTCGTACGCCCAGCGCCGCGCCGGTCGCGAACTCGGCTCGGCCTCCGCGGTCGCCGACTCCGCGCAAACCCTGCTGTGTACCTATCTGTCCGCGGTGCTGCTGATCGGACTGCTGCTCAACAGCCTGTTCGGGTGGTCGTGGGCGGATCCGGTCGCCGGCCTGGTCATCGCCGCGATCGCGGTGAAGGAGGGCGTCGATGCCCGGCGCGGTGAGACCTGTTGTCCCGCACCGGTCGTGCGTGACGGTGCTCCATCCGAGGGGCACGACTGCGCCTGCTGTGACTGA